Proteins found in one Prochlorothrix hollandica PCC 9006 = CALU 1027 genomic segment:
- a CDS encoding filamentous hemagglutinin N-terminal domain-containing protein — MTRISSTDHQYLIPHCLLPFFQVSACVTLVTGLGLMAIPLAQAQPIVPAIDGTQTQVNVTGDRWDISGGTQSGQNLFHSFESFGLNSNQVANFIGSPDLANILGRVSGGQASFIDGLMQVSNSNANLYLMNPAGLVLGPNASLDLGGSFTATTATAIGFENGWFNASGSANYDLLVGSPNRFAFTESLGGAIVNEGNLAVDPGQSLTLLGGTVVNTGNLSAPGGVIQVRAVPGETMVRLEQAGMVLALDLEPLPQDGDLVATGINPLDLPALLTGGDLTHATALVVRPDGSVSLTSGEPGLILGAGDVAMAGSATVDQETLGDGGQIQVMGENHLEFLGSVSARGGDLGGDGGLIDLSGKETLNLVGDWFNRVDLAAPQGIAGTLLFDPNDITIQAGLVAAVAGSPTNANTLGAADISSFLNSTGSLVIATTGRGGSGDITLNPGAAISWTSANGLTLNADRRIVMTNASITSTNASITSTNASITLNAQNTGGGSALSLSGYDGAIDLRSSQISTTSGAIVLNANVDKSITGDFVGIVLGQSGTPTTITSDSGAITITGRGGDVGGDNDGVLVWQGEIRSATGDITLIGTGGTGGLGEGVNLYQSTVKSTGTGSNAANILIQGTDGPSALSVAYQAAGSGLSSLTSIDGDIEIQGTAIDSTSFGTLIAGVISITGSGQLTIDQAGVADIQISSDITATSGTINLQADRSITLNSGSSITSTSGNITLNANTAGTVTGNFAGILLNGSSLTSTTGAIAITGTGAKGPGNLNAGLHLVNTTVQSIGNSATKAGTVTLTGRGGSGGTSRLYGIELEGDATEISSYTGDIVLTGIGGAGTGTDNTGINLRDGSEIKSLGTGATNAATITLFGTAGTGSLYNDGVRIQNTNGIATPVLGISSIDGAINVTGNASGSGDSTGIVLAQGALIKSTNRAPIKLIGLGGTGANNGQRGVFGGGNAAIRSVHGDIDITGTAQGSGSGQDGVYLSMPEGIQVTGTGNITIVGQGSTLGSGVGILVSGTPISTNTGAIDLTGTTGTIGSQQYGIYQNNGSQVTSTSGSIAYLGTALSGSGDNDGIRVEGVGTLIRSGGNINLTGISQATVGDFNDGILLHLTAAIETTGSGSITLDGSSTGVGGADRSIVTTGGGTAIRAVSGDISLIGRGTGAGVTGIFMDGTTLGGATATGDISLVADTRNLASTIPQSTGKLTIAPYTRGTDFTPNFGTIPTGFSSFTIGSATTGTVNLTSSVTLGVPTTILGTTIALANGVALNTGTNDLTLNASQNILLNPGSSLTASSLNLTAGTGIGTSAAPLQVSTTNLTVKNTGTGDLSLINTSSNATTLNQFTAAAGNLFFSQTGGGDLTVGNVGTGNGTLALTNTSGALTLTQPVTLTGATTLAGTSLTLGGAISGNQDLVLNSSGTTTLNGAIAVASLTTDAGGTTQVGANITTSGDMSLGDATTLDTSGGSVLLSGEDGITVGSVVTLGQPLTLTSAQGFIQTGTIDTSSPIGATTGNLNLSAATSLNTQAITSSGSVTLAGGTGVTVPSITALGQQVTISSPGSIVLTSLNTTGATTGTTTLKAGGAISVGNLLSGGSVLLASNGAINLGTVSSSGQSLSLRSNQSSISASVVNTTGSPGGSVGITAAGGVSLGSLLSGGSVSVVGNQGVGISSLTALGQSVALTSGGGSISVGAVNNQGSTATALAFQAAGTLTTGNVLTSGRVDFGAGGDLVVGDITAPSQPLNLTSNNGQIIAGNLSTRSTTGGAIFVNAYSAITTQGIDASGTVGNGGNVTLDPIGDVQVAFINAQGGAAGVGGAVDITAGRFFRATGTFVDNSGAIASISTLGSLGSGGIILNHGGGTTTTFTIGNASLNGTAGILNSGFSRLNVGEFYLGRYSDSNVSLVTEGVPLGSLSAFCLTSCTNLQGFNFYDLISSLDRWNDTILAGSGSAVGSTSGTTGSGAVTGSSSSTTAGSSSGTTGSGSTVGSTSGTTGSGAVTGSSSSTTAGSTSGTTGSGSVVGSSSGTTGSGSAVGSTSGTTGSGAVTGSSSSTTAGSTSGTTGSGSTVGSTSGTTGSGAVTGSNSSTTAGSSSGTTGSGSTVGSTSGTTGSGAVTGSSSSTTAGSTSGTTGSGSVVGSTSGTTGSGAVTGSSSSTTAGSSSGTAGSGSAVGSTSGTTGSGAVTGSSSSTTAGSSSGTTGSGSVVGSTSGTTGSGAVTGSSSSTTAGSSSGTAGSGSAVGSTSGTTGSGAVTGSSSSTTAGSSSGTTGSGSTVGSTSGTTGSGAVTGSSSSTIAGSTSGTTGSGSVVGSSSGTTGSGSAVGSTSGTTGSGAVTGSSSSTTAGSSSGTTGSGSVVGSTSGTTGSGSVVGSTSGTTGSGAVTGSSSSTTAGSSSGTTGSGSTVGSTSGTTGSGAVTGSSSSTTAGSTSGTTTGSNGGTAGSGDSAGSTAGSGTGTAGTSSTVASADVGSEATATSMGSGTKVAIAVGIAAAVVGAGAAVATGAAAAAAAAVGAAASSAAGAAAGAASSISQGLASASQTIASGVQSLFAGGQGAAGAGSAQAGGSQAAAAASQAAAAGTSAAGAGQAAATSVAPSATAASQAASASQSATSATQATAAQASSAGQTGSGQSAGQGTSSQSGNSGDASNANQQSQQQNQQQTQQQQPTKMDISVAAEMDMGAMEFSLDRAGAESLTLLDVVLNDKPDFSQLAQVATTVVTLAGSLDNPIASPETAAADTPPPGMTLGGFFNLKERFGLNKTDEGTETNSEETGDQEDGDQEDNLVVAQLKEQLKNQLAEQTAGIPPMLMDSVLMGIIEKISETLDQVSIARDLLAKVWSDCQELKDYRDRALNDPETLLVIPLVDHQLALDHTSTIEPQIKKKSVGSFEIPMNFSIQLNRTLVEIQYGRIKRIHVNASLGMGSLSLGETPLMEIPEMAVELGTIDLGEGIPIG; from the coding sequence TCAATCCCCTGGATTTACCGGCATTGCTGACGGGGGGAGATCTGACCCATGCCACGGCTTTGGTGGTGCGTCCCGATGGGTCCGTGAGCCTAACCAGTGGTGAGCCGGGGTTAATCCTGGGGGCGGGGGATGTGGCCATGGCGGGATCGGCGACGGTGGATCAGGAAACCCTGGGGGATGGGGGCCAGATCCAGGTAATGGGAGAGAATCATCTAGAATTTCTGGGATCAGTCAGTGCCCGTGGGGGAGATCTCGGAGGCGATGGCGGACTGATCGATCTGTCGGGGAAAGAAACCCTGAATTTGGTGGGGGATTGGTTTAATCGGGTGGATTTGGCAGCACCCCAGGGCATTGCCGGAACCCTCTTGTTTGATCCCAACGATATTACGATTCAGGCGGGTCTTGTGGCCGCTGTGGCGGGCAGTCCCACCAATGCCAACACCTTAGGGGCGGCTGATATTTCCAGTTTCTTGAATAGTACCGGTTCGTTGGTCATTGCCACCACGGGAAGGGGGGGCAGTGGGGACATTACGTTGAACCCTGGGGCGGCCATTAGTTGGACGAGCGCCAATGGCTTGACGTTGAATGCCGATCGTCGCATCGTCATGACCAATGCCAGTATTACCAGCACCAATGCCAGTATTACCAGCACCAATGCCAGTATTACGCTCAATGCTCAAAATACAGGGGGCGGATCGGCTCTCTCTTTGTCGGGATATGATGGAGCGATCGATCTGCGTAGCTCCCAAATCAGCACTACCAGCGGGGCGATCGTCCTTAATGCCAATGTTGACAAAAGCATTACTGGGGATTTTGTTGGTATAGTGCTGGGTCAAAGCGGTACTCCCACCACTATTACCAGTGATAGTGGCGCAATCACCATTACGGGCCGTGGTGGTGATGTGGGCGGGGATAATGATGGTGTTTTAGTCTGGCAAGGGGAGATTCGCTCAGCCACCGGTGACATCACTCTGATCGGTACTGGGGGTACTGGGGGCCTCGGAGAAGGAGTGAATCTCTACCAATCGACGGTTAAATCCACTGGTACTGGCTCTAACGCGGCTAATATTCTCATCCAAGGCACGGACGGTCCTTCCGCCTTGTCGGTTGCCTATCAAGCGGCGGGGTCTGGTCTCAGCAGCCTTACCTCGATCGATGGGGATATTGAGATTCAAGGGACTGCTATCGATTCCACCAGTTTCGGCACTCTGATCGCTGGAGTAATAAGCATTACGGGATCCGGGCAGTTGACGATCGACCAAGCAGGGGTTGCAGATATTCAAATCTCGAGTGATATTACCGCCACCAGTGGAACCATTAATCTTCAAGCCGATCGCTCCATCACCCTCAACTCCGGCTCTAGCATTACCAGCACCAGCGGCAACATTACCCTGAATGCCAACACTGCGGGCACAGTGACGGGTAACTTTGCTGGCATTCTGCTGAATGGGAGCAGTCTCACAAGTACTACCGGAGCGATCGCTATCACGGGGACAGGGGCAAAGGGTCCCGGCAACTTGAATGCGGGCCTTCATCTGGTCAATACCACGGTGCAATCCATCGGTAATAGTGCTACTAAGGCTGGGACTGTCACCCTCACCGGTAGGGGTGGCTCTGGTGGGACAAGCCGCCTCTATGGCATTGAACTGGAAGGGGATGCTACGGAAATCAGTTCCTACACTGGCGATATTGTCCTCACGGGCATCGGGGGGGCGGGCACCGGCACCGATAATACTGGCATTAACCTACGGGACGGCTCAGAAATCAAATCCTTGGGAACTGGGGCTACTAATGCGGCGACCATAACCCTCTTCGGTACAGCAGGGACAGGGAGTCTCTATAACGATGGGGTGCGGATTCAAAATACCAATGGTATCGCCACCCCTGTATTGGGAATCAGTTCCATTGATGGTGCCATTAATGTCACGGGTAACGCATCGGGATCAGGGGATTCGACGGGAATTGTGTTAGCTCAGGGTGCGCTGATCAAATCCACTAATCGGGCTCCCATTAAGTTGATCGGTTTGGGGGGCACTGGTGCAAATAATGGACAACGTGGTGTGTTCGGCGGTGGTAATGCGGCGATCCGATCGGTGCATGGAGATATTGACATTACTGGAACTGCCCAAGGTTCTGGATCGGGACAGGATGGGGTGTACTTGTCTATGCCGGAAGGGATTCAGGTAACGGGAACGGGCAACATTACGATCGTGGGGCAAGGTTCTACCCTGGGCAGTGGTGTGGGAATCCTTGTATCGGGTACACCTATTTCGACAAATACAGGCGCGATCGACCTTACGGGAACAACGGGAACGATCGGTTCCCAGCAGTATGGGATTTACCAAAATAACGGCTCTCAAGTTACCTCCACATCGGGATCGATCGCTTATCTCGGTACTGCCTTAAGTGGATCAGGGGATAATGATGGAATCCGAGTAGAAGGAGTCGGAACACTCATTCGTTCCGGTGGCAATATTAACCTTACGGGAATCAGTCAGGCAACAGTAGGAGACTTTAATGATGGTATTTTGCTCCACCTCACTGCAGCGATCGAAACCACGGGTAGCGGATCTATTACCCTAGATGGCAGTTCTACTGGAGTGGGTGGAGCCGATCGCAGTATCGTCACCACTGGTGGTGGTACGGCTATTCGGGCAGTTAGTGGCGATATTAGCCTAATCGGTCGGGGAACTGGGGCAGGAGTGACGGGCATCTTCATGGATGGCACGACCCTGGGCGGTGCAACCGCAACTGGGGATATTAGTCTAGTGGCAGATACCCGGAATTTAGCGTCTACCATTCCCCAAAGTACCGGTAAATTAACGATCGCCCCCTACACTCGTGGCACTGACTTTACGCCGAATTTTGGCACTATTCCCACTGGTTTCAGCAGCTTCACCATCGGCAGTGCCACCACCGGCACCGTTAACCTCACCAGTTCCGTCACCCTAGGAGTCCCGACTACCATCCTGGGAACGACGATCGCCCTGGCCAATGGCGTAGCCCTCAACACTGGCACCAACGATCTCACCCTCAACGCTAGCCAAAACATTCTCCTCAACCCCGGATCTAGCCTCACTGCCTCTAGCCTCAATCTCACCGCTGGCACGGGCATAGGAACCTCTGCCGCTCCCCTTCAGGTTTCCACTACTAACCTGACGGTCAAAAATACGGGCACGGGGGATCTCAGCCTGATCAATACCTCCTCCAACGCCACTACCCTCAACCAATTCACCGCTGCCGCCGGGAACCTGTTCTTTAGCCAAACCGGGGGCGGTGACCTGACAGTGGGTAACGTGGGCACGGGCAACGGCACCCTGGCCCTGACCAACACCAGCGGCGCGTTAACCCTAACTCAGCCCGTCACCCTAACGGGAGCCACCACCTTGGCAGGCACTAGCCTGACCCTGGGGGGAGCCATCAGCGGCAATCAGGATTTGGTTCTCAATAGCAGTGGCACGACGACCCTCAATGGGGCGATCGCGGTGGCCAGCCTCACCACCGATGCGGGGGGAACCACCCAAGTGGGGGCTAATATTACCACCAGCGGCGATATGAGCCTCGGTGATGCCACCACCCTCGACACAAGCGGGGGATCCGTCCTCCTCAGTGGGGAAGACGGGATCACCGTTGGCAGCGTGGTTACCCTGGGCCAGCCCTTGACCCTAACCAGTGCTCAAGGCTTCATTCAAACGGGCACGATCGACACCAGTAGCCCCATCGGAGCCACCACCGGCAACCTCAATCTCAGCGCTGCCACCAGCCTCAACACCCAGGCCATCACCAGCAGCGGATCCGTCACCTTGGCCGGTGGCACGGGGGTCACGGTGCCCAGCATCACGGCCCTGGGTCAGCAGGTCACCATCAGTAGCCCCGGATCGATCGTCCTCACCAGCCTCAACACCACCGGAGCCACCACCGGCACCACCACCCTCAAAGCCGGGGGTGCCATCAGTGTCGGTAATCTCCTCAGTGGGGGCAGTGTTCTCTTGGCCAGTAATGGGGCGATTAACTTGGGTACGGTCAGCAGCAGTGGCCAGTCCCTGAGTCTGCGCAGTAACCAGAGCAGTATTAGCGCCAGTGTGGTCAATACCACCGGATCCCCTGGGGGCAGCGTGGGGATCACCGCCGCTGGGGGTGTCAGTCTGGGTAGCCTCCTCAGTGGCGGCAGTGTCTCTGTGGTGGGGAACCAAGGTGTTGGCATCAGCAGCCTCACGGCCTTGGGTCAATCCGTGGCTCTGACCAGTGGGGGGGGTTCCATTAGTGTGGGTGCGGTCAATAACCAAGGCTCCACAGCCACGGCCCTAGCCTTCCAGGCGGCGGGAACCTTGACCACGGGTAACGTCCTCACCAGTGGCCGGGTGGACTTTGGAGCCGGAGGTGACCTGGTGGTGGGCGACATCACCGCCCCTAGCCAGCCCTTGAACTTGACCAGTAATAACGGCCAGATTATCGCCGGTAACCTCAGTACCCGCAGCACCACTGGGGGAGCCATTTTCGTCAATGCCTACAGCGCCATCACCACCCAAGGCATTGATGCCAGCGGCACCGTGGGCAATGGTGGCAATGTGACCCTGGATCCCATTGGGGATGTGCAGGTGGCCTTTATTAATGCCCAGGGGGGAGCGGCGGGGGTCGGGGGAGCGGTGGACATTACGGCGGGTCGGTTCTTCCGGGCGACGGGCACCTTTGTGGACAATAGTGGCGCGATCGCCAGTATTTCCACCTTGGGGAGCCTGGGGTCTGGGGGCATTATCCTCAACCATGGCGGGGGCACCACCACCACCTTCACCATCGGCAATGCCAGTCTGAACGGGACGGCGGGCATCCTCAATAGTGGCTTCAGTCGCCTCAATGTTGGGGAGTTCTACTTAGGGCGATACAGCGACAGTAATGTGAGTTTAGTGACGGAGGGGGTGCCCTTAGGGTCTCTCTCTGCGTTTTGCCTCACCAGTTGCACGAATCTACAGGGATTTAATTTTTATGATCTGATTTCGTCCCTCGATCGCTGGAATGACACCATTTTAGCGGGTTCTGGTTCAGCAGTTGGTTCCACTAGCGGGACAACAGGTTCTGGCGCTGTCACAGGTTCCAGCAGCAGTACAACTGCTGGTTCCAGCAGCGGGACAACGGGTTCTGGTTCAACAGTTGGTTCCACTAGCGGGACAACGGGTTCTGGCGCTGTCACAGGTTCCAGCAGCAGTACAACTGCTGGTTCCACTAGCGGGACAACGGGTTCTGGTTCAGTCGTTGGTTCCAGCAGCGGGACAACGGGTTCTGGTTCAGCAGTTGGTTCCACTAGCGGGACAACGGGTTCTGGCGCTGTCACAGGTTCCAGCAGCAGTACAACTGCTGGTTCCACCAGCGGGACAACGGGTTCTGGTTCAACAGTTGGTTCCACTAGCGGGACAACGGGTTCTGGCGCTGTCACAGGTTCCAACAGCAGTACAACTGCTGGTTCCAGCAGCGGGACAACGGGTTCTGGTTCAACAGTTGGTTCCACTAGCGGGACAACGGGTTCTGGTGCTGTCACAGGTTCTAGCAGCAGTACAACTGCTGGTTCCACTAGCGGGACAACGGGTTCTGGTTCAGTAGTTGGTTCCACCAGCGGGACAACGGGTTCTGGCGCTGTCACAGGTTCCAGCAGCAGTACAACTGCTGGTTCCAGCAGCGGGACAGCGGGTTCTGGTTCAGCAGTTGGTTCCACTAGCGGGACAACAGGTTCTGGCGCTGTCACAGGTTCCAGCAGCAGTACAACTGCTGGTTCCAGCAGCGGGACAACAGGTTCTGGTTCAGTCGTTGGTTCCACCAGCGGGACAACAGGTTCTGGCGCTGTCACAGGTTCCAGCAGCAGTACAACTGCTGGTTCCAGCAGCGGGACAGCGGGTTCTGGTTCAGCAGTTGGTTCCACTAGCGGGACAACAGGTTCTGGCGCTGTCACAGGTTCCAGCAGCAGTACAACTGCTGGTTCCAGCAGCGGGACAACGGGTTCTGGTTCAACAGTTGGTTCCACTAGCGGGACAACGGGTTCTGGCGCTGTCACAGGTTCCAGCAGCAGTACAATTGCTGGTTCCACTAGCGGGACAACGGGTTCTGGTTCAGTCGTTGGTTCCAGCAGCGGGACAACGGGTTCTGGTTCAGCAGTTGGTTCCACTAGCGGGACAACGGGTTCTGGCGCTGTCACAGGTTCCAGCAGCAGTACAACTGCTGGTTCCAGCAGCGGGACAACAGGTTCTGGTTCAGTCGTTGGTTCCACCAGCGGGACAACAGGTTCTGGTTCAGTAGTTGGTTCCACCAGCGGGACAACAGGTTCTGGCGCTGTCACAGGTTCCAGCAGCAGTACAACTGCTGGTTCCAGCAGCGGGACAACGGGTTCTGGTTCAACAGTTGGTTCCACAAGCGGGACAACGGGTTCTGGCGCTGTCACAGGTTCCAGCAGCAGTACAACTGCTGGTTCCACTAGCGGAACAACTACAGGTTCCAATGGCGGGACAGCGGGTTCTGGAGACAGCGCAGGGTCTACGGCTGGATCTGGAACTGGGACAGCAGGTACCAGCAGTACCGTAGCCAGTGCCGACGTAGGCAGTGAGGCCACTGCAACTTCCATGGGTTCTGGTACTAAGGTCGCGATCGCCGTCGGTATAGCCGCAGCAGTCGTTGGCGCGGGAGCTGCCGTGGCCACTGGAGCCGCTGCCGCCGCTGCCGCTGCCGTAGGTGCCGCCGCCAGTAGTGCCGCCGGTGCCGCCGCCGGTGCCGCCAGTAGCATCAGCCAAGGATTAGCCAGCGCTAGCCAAACGATCGCCTCCGGGGTTCAAAGTCTATTCGCTGGGGGACAGGGTGCCGCCGGTGCTGGGTCAGCCCAAGCCGGAGGGAGTCAAGCTGCTGCTGCCGCCAGTCAAGCCGCTGCTGCCGGAACCAGTGCAGCGGGTGCTGGTCAAGCTGCCGCTACCAGTGTCGCCCCCTCAGCCACCGCAGCAAGTCAGGCGGCTAGTGCCAGCCAATCCGCCACCAGTGCAACCCAAGCCACCGCAGCCCAGGCCAGTAGCGCAGGGCAAACAGGGTCAGGGCAAAGCGCAGGGCAAGGGACGAGTAGCCAGTCCGGCAATAGCGGTGATGCCAGTAATGCCAATCAACAAAGCCAACAGCAAAATCAACAGCAAACGCAGCAACAACAGCCCACTAAAATGGACATTTCCGTTGCCGCCGAGATGGACATGGGGGCGATGGAATTCAGCCTCGATCGCGCTGGTGCCGAAAGCCTGACCCTGCTGGATGTGGTGCTGAACGACAAACCAGACTTTAGCCAACTCGCCCAGGTAGCAACCACCGTCGTTACCCTGGCAGGTAGCCTAGACAACCCGATCGCCAGCCCTGAAACCGCTGCCGCCGACACCCCACCCCCCGGCATGACCCTCGGCGGCTTCTTCAACCTCAAAGAACGCTTTGGACTCAACAAAACAGACGAAGGAACAGAGACCAACAGCGAGGAAACTGGGGATCAAGAAGACGGGGATCAAGAGGACAATCTGGTGGTGGCTCAACTGAAGGAACAGTTGAAAAACCAGTTGGCTGAGCAGACCGCAGGCATTCCCCCCATGCTGATGGACTCGGTTCTGATGGGGATTATTGAGAAAATTAGCGAAACCTTGGATCAGGTGTCCATTGCCCGCGATCTCCTGGCAAAAGTCTGGAGCGATTGCCAAGAACTGAAGGACTACCGCGATCGTGCCCTCAATGATCCCGAAACCCTGCTGGTTATTCCCCTTGTGGATCACCAACTGGCCCTGGATCACACCTCCACGATCGAACCCCAAATCAAAAAGAAATCCGTCGGATCCTTTGAAATTCCCATGAATTTCAGCATTCAGCTCAACCGCACCTTAGTGGAGATTCAATATGGCCGTATTAAACGCATCCATGTCAATGCATCCCTAGGGATGGGGAGCCTATCCTTGGGCGAAACACCTCTGATGGAAATTCCAGAAATGGCCGTGGAATTGGGCACCATTGACCTGGGAGAAGGGATTCCCATTGGTTAA